The genomic region AGCTCCGGTAGCAACGATCAAAATATCACTATTTCTTATCTCTGCCTGGAGATCTGCATAATCCTTAACGATAAGATCAAATTTACCGGCAACCTTCTCAGCTTTATCTTTTGTTCTGTTGATTAAGGTAATATGGTTATTCCGGGTATGTTTAACCAGATTTTCACAGGTATTACGTCCTATTTTCCCTGTTCCAAAGAGAAGAATGTTCTTATCTGAAACGTTCTCTAAATTCTTTAATATATATTGTACAGAGGCAAATGAAACTGAAGTCGCTCCACTTGAGATCTCTGTCTCATTCTTAATTCTTTTACTGGCCTGGATCACAGCATTTACCAATCTTTCCAGGAATGCATTTACCAGTCCGAGCTTTTTGGAACGTACAAAAGCAACCTTTAACTGACTTATAATCTCAAAATCACCTAGGATCTGGCTGTCCAGTCCTGTTCCAACCCTGAACATATGAGTAATCGCCTGTTTGTTCTTATAAACGTAGGCAACCTTCTCAAATTCTTCAACCGTTCCATGAGTATGCTCACAAAGCAATTTGATCAACTGGAATGGATGTTCTGCGAAACCGTAAATTTCAGTACGATTACAGGTGGAAGTTAAAAGAATACCATCGATACCTTCGCGGCCAGCCTGTTTCAACAAATTTTCCTTCGCCTGTTCCGTAAGACTGAAGTGTCCCCGGATCTCGGCATCAGCCTTTTTGTAGCTTAAACCTATCGTATAAAAATGCTTACCTCTTGAAATGTGATAATCTTCCATGTATCGATTTGGAAATACGTTTGCAAAAATAGCAGAAGAGTATTTCAAAAAATAACGCTAGAGGCACTAAATGTGTCGATAGATGATATTTATCAGCTTTTTAAAGTCCGAATCTTCAAAATGCGCTATTTTTGTAGTAAACAAAGCTGTTGTGAATAGATTTGTTTAGACTGATTCTAAATAAATAAATTTTCCGAGGATGGATGAAAGCAAAAAAAATAACGCTGTAAGTATTTCAGAAGAAATCAAGATCGAAGATGGTTTCTATATTTTGAAGTTTCAGAATGACACAGATGAGAATAAGATCATGTCCCGCGAAATAGATAATAGTTTTATTCAATTTCACTTTAATGTGAAGGGAAACAGCAAGTTTCTATTCAATAGCGGGAGTTATGAATTACCACTTCCTGAAGAGAATTCACTTTTACTGTACAATCCTCAGCGCGATCTGCCACTACATTTATCCATGGAAAAGGAGAGCTGGCTGATTTCTTTGGTAATCTCCATTAAGAAATTTCACGCTTTATTTTCTCAGGAAGCAGATTATATCACCTTTTTGAGTGGTGACAATAAGGATAAAAAATACTATAAGGATGCTCAGGTGTCGCCTTCAACCGCGGTGGTATTAAACCAGATCATGAATTTCAATCTGACTCCCAGTATCAAAAACCTTTATTTTAAAGCGAAAGCTTTTGAATTATTAAGTCTATACTTCAATAAAGCGGAAAATCCAGATCTGGAACAATGTCCGTTTCTGAGTGATGAGGAGAATATCAAGAAGATAAGGAGAGCTAAAGATATCGTGATCGCAAGAATGGCTGAACCACCATCCCTGCAGGAACTTTCAGATGAAATTGGACTTAGTCTTAAAAAGCTAAAAGAAGGTTTCAAACAAATTTATGGAGATTCGGTTTATAGCTTTCTGTTCGATTATAAAATGGAATATGCACGTAAGCTTCTGGAAACAGGTGAATATAATGTAAATGAAGTAGGACTGAAGGTTGGTTATAGTACGGCGAGTCACTTTATTGCTGGTTTTAAAAAGAAATTTGGAACCACGCCGAAGAAATATACATTGTCGGTTAGCTAACTGATTATTGAATCATAGAGAACACTAATTATAAATTGGATTTCAATAGACCAGTTAGTATTATTTTTGAGTTGAAAAAGAAAAATTATGAATAAAGGCGTATTGCTGGTAAATCTGGGTTCTCCAGACAGTACCGATCCCAAAGATGTCAAGAAATATTTAGGCGAATTCCTTATGGACGAGCGAGTGATCGATGTGCCATACTGGGCCAGAACACTACTGGTAAAGGGAATTGTATTAAATACCCGTCCTAAAAAATCTGCTGAAGCTTACCAGAAGATCTGGTGGGATGAAGGTTCTCCGCTAATTGTACTTTCAGAAAGACTTCAGAATAAAATTGATGAAAAGACATCTGTTCCAATTGCATTGGCAATGAGGTATGGAACTCCAAATATAAAACAAGGCTTACAGGAATTAAAGGATAAAGGAGTGGACGAAGTACTTCTATTTCCATTGTATCCACAATTCGCCATGGCTACTACTGAAACGATTCTCGTACTGGCGGAAGAGTTACGCAAGGAATTTTTCCCTGAAATGAGCTTTACGACAGTACCACCATTTTATAATCATCCGGATTACGTACGAACATTGGCAAATAGTATTGCTGAAAACCTTGAAGGAAAAGAATATGAGCATTTATTATTTTCCTATCATGGTGTTCCTGAGCGACACATTCGTAAAAGCGATGTTACCAGCTCACATTGTAAGATAGACGGCTCCTGTTGCCAGACGGCATCAACTGCTCACCAGTTTTGTTATCGACACCAGTGCTTTGAAACCACCAGGTTGGTTGCGGAACATTTAGGAATGAAGCCTAATACTTATAGCGTTTCCTTCCAGTCAAGATTAGGATTCGACCCATGGTTAAAGCCATATACAGACAGGACCATTGAAAGATTTGGAAAACAGGGAATGAAGAAGTTAGCCATTGTAACTCCGGCATTCGTTTCAGATTGTCTCGAAACGCTGGAAGAGATTGCCATGGAAGGCGAAGAGATTTTCCATGAAGTTGGTGGGAAAGACTTCTCTGTTGTTCCATGTTTGAACGATCGTGAAGATTGGGTAAAAGTATTATCCAGATGGATCGATGAGTGGGCAACCCAGCAAACTCCGGTTGAGGCTTAATGGCCGTTCGAAATTCTAAAGAACTGTGTGATAAACCCATTGGTAAACTTCTTATTCAACAAGCTTTACCAGCATCTGTAGGAATATTGGTGATGTCCTTGAACATCCTGGTAGATACTATTTTTGTTGGAAACTGGATAGGCCCGATTGCAATTGCGGCCATCAATGTTGTGTTGCCAGTCTCTTTTTTTATTGCGGCTTTGGGAATGGCCATCGGGATAGGTGGAAGTTCGATCATTTCCCGGGCACTTGGCGCAAATGAAGATTCTAAAGCCTTACGAACCTTTGGAAACCAGATCACGCTTACATTGGTTTTATCGATAGGCCTGGTCATTCCGGGATTGATTTTCGTTGATGATCTCATCCCTGCATTTGGAGGAATGGGCGAGATCTTCGATCCTGCAAAGATCTATTATATCATCGTGCTCTGCGGTGTTCCTATGCTGGCGCTTGCTATGATGGGGAACAACGTAATTCGAGCAGAGGGAAAACCCCGTTTTGCCATGATCGCAATGATCATTCCCTCTGTAGTCAATCTTATTCTGGATTATATTCTTATCAATAAGCTGAATATGGGAATGGAAGGTGCCGCCCTGGCAACAACTGCATCCTATTTCTTTTGCATGGCTTATATTATCTGGTTTTTTCTTTCGAAGAACTCAGAATTAAAGATCAGTTTCTCTCATTTCAACATGGATTTTCCTATTCTGAAGGAAATTTCAGCATTGGGAGTTGTTACCCTGGCCAGGCAGGCAGTAGTGAGTGTGACCTATCTTTTAATGAATAACATTCTTTTTAATCTAGGAGGTGAAGAATCGATCACCGTATATGCGATCATTGCTCGGATGCTGATGTTCGCACTTTTCCCGGTACTTGGAGTCACCCAGGGATTCCTGCCCATTGCTGGATTCAATTATGGTGCAGAGAACTTCAGCAGGGTTCGAAACAGTATAAACACTGCAATTTTATACTCTTTCCTCATGGGGCTTTTAATCTTTGCTGGGATCATGATTTTCGCACCGGATATCGTCGCAATCTTTACTACGGAACCAAGTATTCTGGAGCAAACACCTTCAGCAATGCGTTGGGTTTTTGCAGCGATTCCAATTGTAACAATTCAATTAATTGGAGCTGCTTATTTCCAGGCCATCGGGAAAGCTATGCCTGCATTTTTGCTAACCCTATCGCGGCAGGGATTTATTTTTATTCCGCTAGTGCTAATTCTTCCGAAGTACTACGGAGAACTCGGTGTCTGGATCTCTTTTCCAATTGCCGATGTACTTTCTACCATCATCACTGCCTATTTCTTGAATCGTGAGATTCGGCACACGCTCAAGTAAACTTCAGAAGCTTGAAAATTATAGTAAATCCTTATCTTTAAAGCAGACTAAACGATTTTCTATGAACCAATCTCTACTCAGGCTCTCAGTTTTTTTACTGCTCGCCATTCTTTTCAATTCACAAAAACATTTTGCACAGGATAATTCCGAAGAACTTTACGGCGCTCTGGAATATCGTCTAATAGGTCCGTTTCGAGGTGGACGAAGTGCTGCAGTAACCGGTGTTCCCGGCAAGCCAAATCTTTTCTATTTTGGAGCTGCAGGCGGTGGTGTCTGGAAAACAACGAATGGAGGTCGCAGCTGGAGCAATATATCTGATGGTTATTTTGGAGGTTCCATTGGCGCTATTGAGGTTGCTAAGAACGATCCAAATGTGATGTATGTGGGAGGTGGAGAAAAAACGGTTCGTGGAAATGTTTCTTCTGGCTACGGAATCTGGAAAACCGAAGATGCCGGGAAGACCTGGACTTCCGCTGGATTAAAAAACAGTCGGCATGTTCCCAGAATCGTAATACATCCGAAGGATTACAACACTGTATATGCAGCAGTTCTTGGAAATATTTACAAACCTACCGAAGAACGGGGAGTTTATAAATCTACAGATGGAGGTAAGAACTGGCAAAAAGTACTTTTTTCTAATGCAGATGCCGGTGCAGTAGATCTGATTATGGATCCCAACAATCCGCGAGTTTTATATGCGAGCACCTGGAATGTTCAGCGTACACCATATAGTCTTAGTAGTGGAGGAGAGGGATCAGCTTTATGGAAAAGTACAGATAGCGGGGAAACCTGGAAGGAAATTTCAGAAAATAAAGGTTTTCCAAAGGATACTTTAGGGATCATTGGCGTGACTGTTTCCCCTGCAAACAGCGAAAGGGTCTGGGCTATTGTTGAAAATAAAGAAAAAGGAGGCGTTTATCGCAGTGAAGATGCGGGTGAAACCTGGAATTTGATCAATGATGATCGTAGTGTGAGACAACGTGCCTGGTATTATACCCGTATTTATGCCGACTCAGAAGATGAAGACAAGGTATATGTGCTCAATGTGAATTATCATACAAGTACCGATGGCGGTAAGACTTACAGTTCTGCCAATGCACCACACGGCGATCACCACGATCTATGGATCGCTCCGGAGGATCCTCAACGTATGATCATGGGTGACGATGGGGGCGCACAAATTACTTACGATGGTGGGGAAACCTGGAGTACGTACCACAATCAACCGACTTCTCAGTTTTACAGAGTAACTACAGATAATTCATTTCCGTATAGAATATATGCGGCACAGCAGGATAATTCTACGGTTAGAATCAGGCATAGAACAGAAGGTAGAAGTATTGGAGAAGGTGACTGGGAATCTACAGCGGGAGGTGAGAGCGCGCATATCGCCGTAGATCCTGAAAATCCTGAGATCGTTTATGGTGGAAGTTATGACGGATTCCTAACCAGGTACAATCATGAAACCGGGACCGTGCGGAGTATTAGTGTCTGGCCAGACAATCCAATGGGTCATGGAGCCGAAGATCTCAAATATCGTTTCCAGTGGAATTTCCCTATTTTCTTCTCTCCACATGATCCTGATAAATTGTATACCGCGTCCAATCATTTGCATATGACCACGAATGAGGGGGAAAGCTGGGATGAGATAAGTCCTGATCTTACGAGAAATGACAAGTCAAAACAAAAGTCTTCAGGAGGACCTATCACCCAGGATAACACTTCCGTAGAATATTACAGTACTATTTTCGCTGCAGCAGAGTCGCCTTTAAAGGAAGGTTTGCTCTGGACTGGTAGTGATGACGGCCTGGTACATGTTTCGAGAGATGGCGGTGAGAATTGGGAAAATGTAACTCCTAAAGGAATGCCGGAGTGGATGATGATCAATAGCATTGAACCTTCTGTTTTTGATGAAGGCACGGCATATATCGCGGGAACCAGGTACAAACTGGGAGATTTCGCTCCTTATTTATATAAAACGACCAACTATGGTAAGTCCTGGAAAAAGATCACCTCTGGAATTTCTTCGGAACATTTTACAAGGGTGGTTCGTGAAGATCCTGAAAAGCAGGGCTTGCTTTACGCAGGAACCGAAACCGGGATGTATATTTCATTTGATGACGGAGCGAACTGGAAAGCTTTTCAGTTAAATCTGCCAATAGTACCAATCACCGATCTTGCCATCAAAGAAAATAACTTGATCGTGGCTACTCAGGGAAGAAGTCTCTGGATCATCGATGATCTAAGTGTATTACACCAGTTGAACTCAGTTGAAAAGGATCAGGATCATTTATTCAAGCCGAAAAATTCCTATAGAATGGATGGCAGATCCCGGGAAAGTGCTACAGCCGGGACGAACCATCCCGCGGGAGTCATGACCTATTTTTTTCTGAAGGATCCTGAAGGGAAGAAAGTCAAATTAAGCTATTTAAATACTGAAAATGATACTATTCAAAGCTTCTCTTCTGAAGCAAAAAAGAACAAACTGGAAGTAAGTAAAGGAGCCAATCAGCATGTTTGGGATATGCGTGGTGAAGGCGCTGAACGACTTGACGGAATGATCCTTTGGTGGGCAAGTACAGACGCTCCACAAGCGGTTCCCGGAAAATATAAGGTAGTTCTGGAAGTGGAAGATGAGGTGATGAAACAGGATTTCGAGATCCTGCCAGACGCAAATGCCGAAACCGACCAGGCAGGAATGCAAAAGCAGTATGATTTCATTTCCAGCGTGAATAAAACCGTAGACAATGCTCACCAATCCATCAAAAAGATGAGAAAGGTCGATGCACAACTGAAGGATTTTCAGAAGCAGTATAAAAACAATGAGCAGGTAAAACCCTTGCTGGAAAAAGCGAAAACCCTGAGCGAGCAACTTTCAGAAATAGAAAATGCGCTTTACCAGACCAAGAATCGTAGTAACCAGGATCCGCTTAATTTCCCGATAAAACTCACCAATAAACTGGCGCATTTGAACAGTCTCGTAGGAATGGACGATTTTCCACCAACTCAGCAGGATATTGCAGTTAAAGACCAACTTACTGCCAGTATCAACGAAGAATTGAATAAATTTGACCAGCTTTTAGAAGAAGAAGTAAAAGCTTTTAATAAGGAATTTAATGCGATGGATCTTAATTATCTATTCGTGGAGACTGAAGACTAAATGGAGTACTATAATTATATCAAAGCCCTGCACCTTATTTTCGTAATTACGTGGTTTGCCGGGCTTTTTTATATTCCGCGCTTATTCGTATACCAGATCGAAGCTGCTGAAAAGCCAGAACCAGATAGAACAATTCTTGGAGATCAGCTAAAACTGATGGCGAAAAGGCTCTGGTTCATTATTACCTGGCCTTCTGCGATCCTGGCGAGCGCTTTCGCTTTTACGTTACTGGCGATGGTTCCTGGCTGGCTCGAGCAACCCTGGATGCATGTGAAACTTGGTTTTGTAGTGCTACTATTTGCCTATCATTTCAAGACCCATCTAATTTTTAAAGAACTGCAGAAAGGGATTATTAACTGGACTTCAAACGGAATGCGAATCTGGAATGAGGGAAGTACGCTTATCCTGTTTTCAGTAATTTTCCTGGTCATCGTGCGGGATGCTATTAACTGGATCTACGGAGTTCTTGGAATTTTTCTACTCGGGATCATGTTAATGCTAGGGATCAAATTATACAAAAGAATACGCTCAAGGAACCCTAATGCCTGAAATGGTTCGATAATTGTTGCCTTGAAGCGAAGCCTGCCTATATGAAGATGCTTAAATTATCCTTAAGAACTAGAATTTTTATCTCTATGATCCTGTTGGTTCTCGGGGCATCTATTCTAATTTTTGGGGTGACAGTGTACCAATATAAACAGGAAGCTGAAAATTATCACGAAGAACGGCTGGAGCGTAAACAAAGAGCGATCCTTGAAAACATCAAATTTGTACTTGCCAGTACTAGTTATGTAATAGATACCGAAAACATTGGACTTATTTTTGCTGAAAGGGATAAGATCGATGAAATGGCCGAAGTTCATGAAATGCAGATCCATATTTATGATCTCGACGGAAGCCTTATTATCAAATCCAACGAATCATTTTTTAAAGACTCCACTACCGTTAGTATTCCAGAAAGCGTACTAAGTAAGCTGGATGCTACCACTACCAAGCATTATTTGAAGAAAACTGAAGTCAACGGGCAGAAATACCAGTCTTCATACAGTTATATTACCGATGGAAAATTTAAGCCACTGGCAATCCTGTATTTACCATATGTACAGGATGATAGTCTGTTGAACAGGGATTTGAACAATTTCCTGGTACGCATGGCAGAGGTCTATCTTTTTATGCTATTGATAGCCATTATTCTGTCATTCTTTCTTTCAAAATATATCACCAAATCGCTCAAGATCATTTCGGAAAAGATCAATCAGACCAGACTGGACAAACGAAACCAGAAAATCGAACTTTCCAATGCAACAGAGGAGATCTACGCTTTGGTTTCGGCATATAACAGTATGATCGATGAGTTGGAGGAAAGTGCTGTGAAATTAGCCACCAATGAGCGGGAACAGGCCTGGCGGGAAATGGCGAAGCAGGTAGCACATGAGATCAAGAATCCGTTGACACCTATGCGATTGAGCGTACAAAGTTTTCAGCGTAATTTTGATCCGGAAGATCCCGACATTCATCTTAAGGTCGATGAATACAGCGAAACGCTCATTAATCAAATTGATACTATGAGCTCTATCGCTTCGGCATTCTCAAACTTTGCAAAGATGCCGGCACAACAAAATGAAACTTTGAATGTGCCCAAGATCGTGAAGCTGGCACTGGATATTTTTAATGAGAAATACATTGAATTTCAATGTGACCAGGAGGAGATCCTGGCGAAATTTGATCGTACGCAGTTGATTCGGGTAGTGACCAACCTGGTTAAAAATGCTACTCAGGCACTTCAGAATGTAGAAGATCCTCGAATTATGGTGTCGGTCGAAGAGGAGGAGAATACCGTTCTTATTTCGGTTTCCGATAATGGAATGGGTATTTCCGAAGAAAATAAAACGAAGGTATTTGAACCTAAATTCACCACGAAATCAAGCGGAATGGGATTAGGCCTTGCCATGGTAAAAAATATCGTGGAAACTTATAAGGGGACGATTAGCTTTGTTTCCAAACAGAATAAAGGCACTATCTTTAACGTACGATTTCCAAAATAAAGATTATGAGTTATCAGAACATTTTAGAAGAGATTGAAAATGAAATATTAACGATCACAATAGATCGACCAAAGAAGCTGAATGCTCTTAACAGAGAGACGATTCTTGAGCTTCACCAGGCTTTTAAAGCGGCGAAGGATAATGACGAGGTAAAAGTCGTAATTATTACCGGAAGTGGAGAGAAGGCTTTTGTAGCTGGAGCAGATATTAGTGAATTTGCCGACTACTCACCAAAAGAGGGGAAGAAACTTTCAGCAGATGGGCAGGAGAAGTTATTTGATTATGTAGCTAATTTCCCTAAACCGGTCATAGCAGCTGTAAATGGATTTGCTCTTGGTGGCGGACTCGAACTTGCTATGGCAGCTCATTTTAGAATTGCCAGTGATAATGCCAAAATGGGATTGCCGGAAGTATCTCTTGGAGTGATCCCGGGATATGGTGGAACTCAAAGGTTACCACAACTGGTAGGGAAAGGTCGCGCGATGGAAATGATCATGACCGCGGGAATGATCGATGCAAACCAGGCTTTGCAATACAACCTGGTGAATCATGTAACATCTCAGGAAGATTTGATGGAACTGGCCGTAAGCCTGGCTCAGAAGATTATGAAGAATTCCATGGTTGCTATTTCTACAGCGATCAAAGCGATCAATGCCAACTATGAAGATGGTATTGATGGATTTGAGGTGGAAGTAAAAGGTTTCGGTGATAGTTTTGGGACCGAAGATTTCAAAGAAGGAACTTCAGCATTTTTAAACAAGCGTAAAGCCGACTTCCCTAATAAATAAAATACAGGCTCCTATCTAAAAATTTAGATTTGAAGAAGGAGCCTTTTCATTGAATTTTAACTAGGATAAAATCCATTAAAAAGGAATAATTCCATAATTTTGGATTATGAGTTATGAGGATTTTATCAAAGGCAGAGGTGCCCAGAAAAACAGCAGTAATAAGTTTGATGCGCATAGTCATGAAACCAGGGACGACTTTCTAAATTATTGCAATGCGGAAGGGGAAGAAGCGGTTAATTTTAAAACCACAACTATTGAAACCTTTCCCAAGAGCATCGTCAACAAAGTGACGAGTCCCGATGTTGGAATGGACTTTTCACTAAATCCCTATCAGGGCTGTGAACATGGTTGTATTTACTGCTACGCCCGTAATAGTCATGAATTCTGGGGTTATAGTGCCGGTCTGGATTTCGAGCAAAAAATACTGGTAAAAAGAAATTCTGTTGAACTTTTAGAGAAAAAGCTGAAGAGCAAATCCTGGCAGGCGCGACCTATCGTCCTGTCTGGAAATACCGATTGTTACCAGCCAATTGAAAAGGAACTCAAAATTACCAGAAGTTTGCTGCAAACCTTTCTGAAGTACCGGCACCCGGTTGGTATGATCACGAAGAATTCCCTCATTTTACGCGATCTGGATATTCTAAGAGAACTGGCTCAGGACAGGCTTGTACATGTAAATATAAGTATCACCACGCTACAGGAACATACGCGTAGAGTGCTGGAGCCAAGAACCGCCAGCATCAAAAAAAGACTGGAAACCGTAGAGAAACTTTCGGTAGCGAATATTCCGGTGAGTGTGATGATGGCGCCTATCATACCATCAATCAATAATCACGAAATTATGCCGCTGGTTCGAGAAGTGGCTAATCGAGGTGCTCGCGGTGTAGGTTATACGATCGTGAGACTGAATGGAAGCATTGGAGAGATCTTTACAGACTGGATCAAAAAATCCATGCCAGACCGGGCAGATAAGGTTTTAAACCAGATTGCCAACATTCATGGAGGTAGTCTGAATGATAGCAGGTTTGGCACCCGAATGAAAGGCGAAGGCCAGTTCGCGGAGCAAGTAAAGCAGCAATTTAAAATTGCTCGCAAGATGTATCTACAGGATCGTAAAAAGCCCAGTCTAAACTGTAAGTTACATGAGGAATACAAAGACGGACAGACAAAATTATTTTAGACCTTACCGTATTTTCAAGAAATTTGATATGTTCGTCAACATAAAGGTAATTGGGCAGAAGCAGTGGTTGATGTTGAATGGTTTGAAAAAGGTTATACCGCCATACATAAACACAAAATAACCACACTAACAGACAGCCATCAGGGCATAGATCATATTTTCTGGAATCCTAATACCCAAAAATACGCGATTGTAGAAACGAAGTATAACGGTACAAATATGATTACTTTGACAAATGGGACTAGGCAAATGAGTGATGAATGGATTGACAACGGATTAGCAAACAGTAGGTTAAAAGTTGCTTTGGGCAATGATTCACTTTATGATCAAGTTAAAAATAATTATGAGAGGGTTGTAGCGTATGTTTATCCAAACGGCAAGACTGTCTACAAGTATGTTGATGAGTCAGGCTACCCTATAAATCATTATTATCCGGAACTTTAAATATCATGGAAATGGAAAAGTTTGATTTTCAACGAACATTGAATAATTTTAAGGTGATAGACGAAAGCAATCGACATAGTTTAACTCTGGATTTGAGTCCTCACAGATTGAAGTTATATAATTATGCAATATTCGGTATGTGTTTAATGTCATGGATTGCTAGGTATTCAAAAGGAGAAGATATTACCGAATTAAACATTTCATTCGAAGAACTGAATAAAACATTGAAGAATAGATGGAATAAAGAAGCCTTAAAAGTATATGTGGGTAGAAATCGTAAGGAATTAAATGAATTTAAATATGATAATTATGTACATATACTTTGGTTTTTTAGTATCTCTATTCTTTTAGAATCTGAAAAAGGAAGCAAAACGGTATCTACCATAATTAAAGAGTGTGAGGTACAAGACTTGATTTTCAACTATTACATTAATCATGTATTTGATGAAGATCAAAATTTGGTTGAGGAAAGTTATACCCGTTTTTTTATGATTCCTCAAAAATTTAAAAGATTAAGAGAAATCATTTTAGAACAGAATTTAGATACCTGTAAAATAATGATTAAGCAATACTTAAAAAAATACTGGCTTAAGAGTTATAATAAGTATGGAAGTGAAATGGGACTTGAAAGCACGAAAACACAAGAGGGAGGAAAATATTTCTTTGGTTTTTGGGCTTTTGAGGTAGCTGCTGTTGCTAAATTAAAGGGATTTGGAGAAGAGGAGTTTAAACATCTACCCTACTTCCCAACTTTTAATGATAGGTAAAGGTTTTAGGCCTCGCCATTCCATTCGTCATAAAATTGCTTGAAATAGTGTTTCATAAACACAAAGTAACCACACTAACAGACAGCCATCAGGGCATAGATCATATTTTCTGGAATCCAAATACCCAAAAATATGCGATTGTAGAAACGAAGTATAACGGTACAAATATGATTACTTTGAATGATGGGACGAGGCAAATGAGTGATTCATGGATCGATTTTTCACCGGAAGATTCAAGACTATTGGAAGCACTTGGAAATGACGAAAGTTTGTATAAAATTGTTAGGGAAAATTATGAAAGAGTGGTTGCTTATGTATGGCCTGACGGTAAAACTTCCTATAAATATGTTGATGAGTCAGGCTACCCTATAAATCATTATTATCCGGATCTTTAAATATTATAAAAATGGAAAAATTTGATTTTCAAAGCACT from Christiangramia sp. OXR-203 harbors:
- a CDS encoding CopD family protein, with amino-acid sequence MEYYNYIKALHLIFVITWFAGLFYIPRLFVYQIEAAEKPEPDRTILGDQLKLMAKRLWFIITWPSAILASAFAFTLLAMVPGWLEQPWMHVKLGFVVLLFAYHFKTHLIFKELQKGIINWTSNGMRIWNEGSTLILFSVIFLVIVRDAINWIYGVLGIFLLGIMLMLGIKLYKRIRSRNPNA
- a CDS encoding sensor histidine kinase — encoded protein: MKMLKLSLRTRIFISMILLVLGASILIFGVTVYQYKQEAENYHEERLERKQRAILENIKFVLASTSYVIDTENIGLIFAERDKIDEMAEVHEMQIHIYDLDGSLIIKSNESFFKDSTTVSIPESVLSKLDATTTKHYLKKTEVNGQKYQSSYSYITDGKFKPLAILYLPYVQDDSLLNRDLNNFLVRMAEVYLFMLLIAIILSFFLSKYITKSLKIISEKINQTRLDKRNQKIELSNATEEIYALVSAYNSMIDELEESAVKLATNEREQAWREMAKQVAHEIKNPLTPMRLSVQSFQRNFDPEDPDIHLKVDEYSETLINQIDTMSSIASAFSNFAKMPAQQNETLNVPKIVKLALDIFNEKYIEFQCDQEEILAKFDRTQLIRVVTNLVKNATQALQNVEDPRIMVSVEEEENTVLISVSDNGMGISEENKTKVFEPKFTTKSSGMGLGLAMVKNIVETYKGTISFVSKQNKGTIFNVRFPK
- a CDS encoding enoyl-CoA hydratase/isomerase family protein, coding for MSYQNILEEIENEILTITIDRPKKLNALNRETILELHQAFKAAKDNDEVKVVIITGSGEKAFVAGADISEFADYSPKEGKKLSADGQEKLFDYVANFPKPVIAAVNGFALGGGLELAMAAHFRIASDNAKMGLPEVSLGVIPGYGGTQRLPQLVGKGRAMEMIMTAGMIDANQALQYNLVNHVTSQEDLMELAVSLAQKIMKNSMVAISTAIKAINANYEDGIDGFEVEVKGFGDSFGTEDFKEGTSAFLNKRKADFPNK
- a CDS encoding PA0069 family radical SAM protein produces the protein MSYEDFIKGRGAQKNSSNKFDAHSHETRDDFLNYCNAEGEEAVNFKTTTIETFPKSIVNKVTSPDVGMDFSLNPYQGCEHGCIYCYARNSHEFWGYSAGLDFEQKILVKRNSVELLEKKLKSKSWQARPIVLSGNTDCYQPIEKELKITRSLLQTFLKYRHPVGMITKNSLILRDLDILRELAQDRLVHVNISITTLQEHTRRVLEPRTASIKKRLETVEKLSVANIPVSVMMAPIIPSINNHEIMPLVREVANRGARGVGYTIVRLNGSIGEIFTDWIKKSMPDRADKVLNQIANIHGGSLNDSRFGTRMKGEGQFAEQVKQQFKIARKMYLQDRKKPSLNCKLHEEYKDGQTKLF
- a CDS encoding PoNe immunity protein domain-containing protein encodes the protein MEKFDFQRTLNNFKVIDESNRHSLTLDLSPHRLKLYNYAIFGMCLMSWIARYSKGEDITELNISFEELNKTLKNRWNKEALKVYVGRNRKELNEFKYDNYVHILWFFSISILLESEKGSKTVSTIIKECEVQDLIFNYYINHVFDEDQNLVEESYTRFFMIPQKFKRLREIILEQNLDTCKIMIKQYLKKYWLKSYNKYGSEMGLESTKTQEGGKYFFGFWAFEVAAVAKLKGFGEEEFKHLPYFPTFNDR